The genome window CGGCCTGGTCGTTGTCATTGCTCAGATAGTCCTGCATGAGCCAATGGGAGAGAAAGGCGGGTCACAAAACCCCGAACATAACCCTGACCGAAACCAGAACCCTGAGCTGTAACACACGACCTTGGCTCAGCCCCCTTCCTGCCATTCGTGTTCCTGACAGTGACGCGGCAGCAGAAACTGTAAGGACGTGAAGTGCCAGTGGTGTTCTGGACCGGCCCCATGGCCGAAGATCGTGCCCGCTCTGCCCGGTGCAGTGGAGAAGACCGTCTGTGCGGGGGGACAGTGGAGGGACCCGGCGTTCGTTGGACGGTGCCACGGAGCAGAAGGGACCGGCGGCGGGGGCGGAGGTAAGACAGCGGTCGTCTTCACCGGGCTCTTTCGTGGGGTCCCCGGCCGAGAAGAGCCAGGTCCTCCTGGTCGAAAGAAGAGGCgcgggagggggggagaggatCCAACCCCCCTGCGGGACCCGATCATTCAAGGCGATTGGTCATCGGTCCCGGGGGTTCAGATCCTCATGCTACAATGTAGCAAATGGAAGTACAAAGTGTCCTGTACCTTTAACTTTGTGCAATTTAATAAAGCCCCAACTGTACCGTAACCCTTAATACGAACCCAGACCCTGACGGACCCCTGAAACCGCCGGAGAGGAGACCCCACCGAACCCCACTGATCCGTCCTCGATTCCGCTCGTTCCACTACAGCTTTTACAGAATTTGTTTGCTGACGACTAAATGATGACTGATGACTCCCGTTTCCGCCCTACAAATAAGGAATAAAACCGCGCTTTACTAGGCTGGGAAATGGGGACACTTTCAGCCCGGGGGAAGAGACGTCCGCGTCCACCGCGGCCCTGCGCTCGGCGAGATGCTGCATGAGAGGAACGGAGCCGAAAAGCAGGAAGGCGCAGTCACGTGACCCGTGAGGGAACGAGGAACACGGCAGCGACGGGACACCGACTTCCACCGAGAGCCCCGGCAGACCCCCGGGGTGCCGATGAGAAACACAGCACCCTCCCCACAATCGGGCCTCACCGATTGGCGCGTGCCCCTCGGCACGCTGGGAAACACTAAGACTTAAGGGCATGTGCGCTGGGCGACGACAAACTGGCGCCAGGCAAAGGGCCCCGGAGGAAACACTGCGCCGTGGCCCCCGGCATCAGGGAAGGCGGAGGTGGAGGCGTCCGGGCCGCACCGGCGAACTGGCGATGGCTTCGATCTCCTCCAGCGCCTCCGACAGGGAGTCCTCGATCTCGGCGTCGTCCAGGGAGAAGAGGTCGCCGGCGCGAGACAGGTCCCGCTGACCCAAGACCAGGCGGAAGAGCTGGTGCATGGCGTTGCTCGGCGCCGCTCAGTGCGCGGCCGGACTCCGCCCTCCGTTGCTATGGTGACCAGGCATGGTGCTGTGGGCGGGGCTGTTTCTCACCGCGCTGCACGAGAACCCCACACGCAGCAGAGCTCCGGCGACAGCCTGCAGGTCGAGGAAGCAAATATTACCTCGAGCGTTTGTAGAGAATGTGCACGACTCCTGCCTTTAGTACAGTGTTTCACCATAGGTAAACGTGGTACGCTGTGTGAAAGTTACCCAGCAGACTTTTCGAACAAACGCTGCACATTTcatacacattcatacagctcGCACTTTCCTCTAAAATGACCCACAACATCCGTTTGCCCGTTTGTACCGCCGGGCAcctttactgcagcagttcaggacGAGTTCAAGAACAGGTggtggtatttgaacccacaccctttgAGCTCAATGGCAGCAGCTGCCCTTATGCTAAGTTCTAGCTACAGTAGAATTAAGAGTAATTGCAAATGactggggggggcgtggtggcgcagtgggttggtcctggtcctgctcctgctctctggtgggtctggggttcgagtcccgcttggggtgccttgcgacagactggcgtcccgtcctgggtgtgtcccctccccctctggccttacgccctgtgttgccgggaaggctccggttccgaaaatgtgtgtgtgtgtgtgtgcaaatgactgaaaacaaaactcgTTCCTCACCTTGTTATTAATCGCCTTGTATTTGATCGCCTCGTTATTGATCAGCGACACTCAGGaggagcagacaggagctgGACACACTGCGGAGGTGAGCTGAACTAAAGCGCTTCCACAAGCCTGTTCCgcttgggtgctctttactgccacctgttggctTGGAGGGTAAACGCAGGTCACGCTCGCTCTACTGTAAATTTCAGAAAGAGagcaaaaatgctgtaaaaagcaATAAACCGGAACATTTGCATGTGTCACAAATGATGAATTCATTAACACAAGAACAGCAGCCTTGCACggctgtgtcactgcacccacacacacctgagCTATGCACTGCAGGTCCTCTGGCAGCAGACTGACTGTGGGCAAATCTGGGAGTGTGATGAGAAGGTGAGCACCGCTGtgaggacctgtgtgtgtgtgtgtgtgtgtgtgtgtgtgtatattaagaCTTTCTCAGAGTTTTTCCTAAGGAGGCCTTTGAGCAGCATGACCTCAGGTGAAGAACAGATCGCAGCCCCCATGTGGCGCCCCCTGCCGGTGCCTGCTGTCCAACAGGGACCCTCAGCACCGGGGACGGGGACAGCGTCCTCACTCCCATAGGGATCATGTATGCAGGGGCCCGAATTTCCCAAATCCCCAGATGAGGAATGAATCCGAATGCTGGGgggggtggcatagtggcatggtggcacagcgagtagcgctgctgtctcacagtgcccgggtggtgtgagagaacatgggtttgatccccgctcagtctgtgtggagtttgcatgttcttcctgtgtctgtgtgggtttcctctgggtgctctggtttcctcccacagtccaaagacatgttgttcaggttcccccatagtgtgtgagtgtgtttcactgatgcatggttgagtaaccccttgtaagtagtgtacctagcagtgtatatcactgcggtgaataaggtgtgtgggctcataacaccacacagagttcattggaagtcgcttcggagaaaagtgtctgataaataaatacatgtaaatggtgACCCCCCCCAAACCATGAGACAGGAAGCTGGACAGAGGAGACAGAAACTGAGCCTCCAGCATCTCCATtgacctgattttttttttaaactttatttaataaagttattaatataatacacGGTTAAAAACAATTGTCAacaaattacaattaaattaaaaacagctacATTTCCTACGGTTGGTCAACAAAGCTTAGTAAGAAATCATTACATAAAATGAATTGTCACGATACAGTAACAAAGTCTCCTTCCAATAACATATTCAAAACCcataaaaagaaagagaatcccccttcctggcttcaaaatactgtatacGACTCGCCTACGTCGTCCCCACAGCAACATGCCCGTGAAAGGACCGTCCCCCAACAGCAGCCTAACCCGAGTCATCGTTTCACACGCATGCATCttgcaaaacacataaaatacttgtAAATTACAATAGAAAACTCTACCACACCCCCAAAAACCTAAAAtcaaactaataaataaaaaacacacattcacatttaataaGTTATTGATCACTATCAAGAACCAGTTAAAAGTGCAGAACGCAACCAAATAAAACATCGACCTGATTTACCCCCAGGACAGATGGTTTGCAGGtcgagaacacacacacatactgtacgtgACTGTAAAAGCCTGAAGGAAAAGAGCCGGGGGGGCGACGGTTGCTGGGTGTTATTAATATCCGGTGAGTTTTTAATAAGTTTATTAGACAAAGTTAGAGGAAACAGCTCATTCTCTGAAACCAAGAGACTCCCCAGTACCGAAACACAAGTcctaacccccccaccccacctacGCGACACCCTTTGAGCGCCGGAGCGGAGAGCTGCTCTCACACCGTCAGAGGAGGccaaacacacagaaagcagGCAGTCAgtcagggggggagggggggggaggggcggcgTAAAAGGAGCTCCGTGTGGGACCCCCCACCGCGGCTGCGGGAGGGGACAGGGTCGCGTCCCCGTTCCTGTGGTTTCCAAGAGAGCGGCACTCAATGGGGAACCGACTCAATGAGGCCTTTGATGAGCGTGGCGTCTCTGAGCCACCGCACATTCTGATGGGGGGTGTCTGTGCAGCCTGGGTGCCaagagcgcgcgcgcacacacacacacacacatgtcccACCCTGTACTCTGCTCTCCCTCACTGCTGCTTGCTGACACcccactctctcacacacactttgtttcgTATGAATTGTTAATGTCTCCTGAGGGTGTGACCCTAAAAGCCgacgtgcgtgtgcgcgtgcgtgtgtctgcCTGCTCTGCGCTCGCCTTCCCTCCCGCTCCGCCAACCATGTAAAAGCTGAGGACCAGAACAAGCCAAGGACCCACATTAAAACAGCCTACGTGCGGTCAGGTGAACCAACACGTGACTCCCAGCATTACCGTGGTACAgagcagctgaacacacaccGGTGTCACAGGTCAAAGCCCACCGTGTGTGTCTTGGTGGGAAAGTGTACCTCTCAAGCGCGGAGTGACCGGACACACACCGTCCTCAGGACACAATGAGGAAAGTTTGCAAAGCTCCTCTCCCGCAACACGAACCCCCCCGCGGGACGAGCCCACGGTCAGTTCGGACGCCAGCAGCAGGTCGTTGGATCGCATCCGAATCCGCGCCTTTCGACAACGCGGGGATCGTGAGAATGAATGAAGGGAAGCGGAGCCGCGAGGAAGGCTGGAAACAAAGTGTCACATCGAACCGCTCGCGTGCGCACAGTCCCGTGGAAATACAACGTGCACCGACGCTCGAGTCACAGCccggcatcatcatcatcatcgtgtGTCATCATCTGTACTCGAACGCACtcacggtgggggggggtcacttaCCGCCGTGCAGTTCGGACCTCCGCTCCTTCACGGTCGTCAAGCGTATTTCTTCCACTCTCTTTAAACCGGGACCTTTACAGCAGCCCTGAGTCCGTCCGGCGCGCGGAACTCCGCAACaagggggcggcggcggcggctgcggtGGAGGTGGCGCCCCCTGGCGGCAGCTATTGGCAACTACAGCGGCCAACAGGTGTCCGCGAACGGGGCTCATCGTGCGGACCGAGCTCCGCGGGACCCCGCCCCCCGTATCCGCTCCCCCTGTATCCGCGCTCCCCCCCCTCCCGCAGCTGGAGCGAACGGACTTTTCCCACAAGTCGGAGCAGAAGCGCGCTTCAGTGGCGGTAAAGGCGCCATAAAACCTGCTGAGAATAAGTTAGTAGAGACGTGATTTCTCACCAAATACCAGCATGATTATTTTGAAGTGAAGCGGGACCCcgcgccgtgtgtgtgtgtgttttaataatgCTCTTTCGAACGTAATAAAATTACCGAGAGAAACGGACAAAGTGTAGAAAAATGTAGCTCTTACtcagtgtaaatgtagtacTTTTACCACACGCGCCTGATTCATTATTATCGCTGTTTTATACCAATCAAGCACAATCGTGACGTGGTGACCATCATAGTAAACAGTGCAGTGCTGTACTATAGTAGCGCAGTGCGgctcttcccacacacacacacacacacacacacacacacacacacacacacacacacacacacacacacacacacacacacaccgcggcCAGCAGAGGGCGATGTTGCCCCTCCCGCCCCCACGAGCGCAGGCGGAAGTGCGAAAATGAAAGTGCCCTGAACTTCCGGTGTGGCAGCGCTCCGGAGGGACGGAGGACACATTGAGAGGAGAGTGACCGAGTGACACGGGTCCGAACGACTCCCCCGCGCCCCCCGTTCGGGGTTCTGCGCCTTTTCAGGGACATGATGACGTCAGAGGACCGCCGCACGGAAAGGTGAgcgttggggggggagggggttaaaCCCACACACTGACCGACCGGCGAGGGGGGAGGTCTCGGGTCTCGGCccctttgctttattttctagTTTTTATCTGTCGCAACTCCCCCCACGTGTCAAGATAGTTTGAGCTATAAGGGGGGGGATGCTGATGCTGCGATGGTCATTAgaattattatgatgatgatgatgatgatgatgattatggtgatgatgacgacgacaaTGCTGCGAGGCTGCAGTTTTCCATCGTCCCTCCTCCTCCGTGATGCAGGTGTCTGCGTTCCCCCCGCAGAGCTGACGGCGGCGGTTCTCCTTCCGCGTGTCCCGCGTCCACGACCCGAAGAACGCGTCCCGGTGAGTGACGCGTGTCCCCGGCGCCGCCCGCATGCGGCCCCCCGTGGAGGGACCCCCGTCGGGGGTGCTGTGCGTCAACGGGACGCCCTGGATCCTCTACCTCTTTGAGGAGTGTGTCCAAAGTGCCTGGGAGTACTGGAGTGTCCTCATGGGCCTCTTCTCCATGTTCTGCTTCCTGCTGTCCACTCTGCCgtgagtgacccccccccccccccgttgcgGCTCGGGTGGGTTAGCGTGTTATTGCTGTCGGAATGCAGTCCTCCCTCCGCAGGGGTCACCTGCTCATCTGCATTGTGATGCCGTGCAACGTCCTGAGTGACTGTGCGATGAATGCAGGGACTGACCGGTCTGTCGGGTTTGCCCCGCCCACCTCGAACCCTCCCCAGGCAGGTTTACGAGGCCTGCAGGACCGGCAAGGTGGAGGAGGCCATCTCCGCAGGCTTCCTGCTCTTCGTACTGGCCGGAGATGTGAGCAACCTGGCCGGGTGTTACCTCACGGGACAGCTGCCCATCCAGGTGTGTCTGAGAGGTGGGCTCCAGCTGTGGGTGCGGTGGGCGGGGCTCCTTCTGAACCGCTCTTGCGTTCGATGCGCGTGAACGTGACCGTTGTCCCGGGCGATCCCGCGTTGTTCTCGGTGCGAGTGAAGCGTCCCGAAACGTTTACCGTCATGAAGTGGCATTTTCCCCCCCAGGTGGTGACGGCCGTGTTCTACATCTTCAGCGACGTCGTGCTCATCTCCCAGTTCCTCTACTACAAGACCAGGAACAGAGACGCTCGCAGTAGGTGCTCACAGCGGGGCGTCCGCATTGTGGCACAAAGACGTTCACTTCCTCCTGCCATCGATTATTAGCCCCGTTCTTCACCTTTGACCTCTTTTTGGTGCCGTTGCGATGTGTCGTTTGCTCCTCTCTGTCTTCAACGTGTCACTGTTCCTGATGAGTACAGCAAGTCCACCTGGACAGCGAACCGTTGTTCTCCCGGAGTTGCTCACGCTCATTCTACAGGTGTTGTGCGGCCACTGGGCAGGTGATCCCAGGGTGTGTGacgctttctgtgtgtgtgtgtgtcaggaagGCCCTTTCTCAAGTGGATCTGCTTCCTGTGGTGCAGCTTGGCCACCGTTGGGTGTCTCGTTCTTCCCAAAGTTCTCAAGGACATCATCAGCGAGGTGAGACTGGCTGGGCTcctcgtccatccatccatccatgcatccatccatccattgctgGTTACTTGATGTAAACGGTGCC of Scleropages formosus chromosome 10, fSclFor1.1, whole genome shotgun sequence contains these proteins:
- the LOC108924628 gene encoding lysosomal amino acid transporter 1 homolog, yielding MRPPVEGPPSGVLCVNGTPWILYLFEECVQSAWEYWSVLMGLFSMFCFLLSTLPQVYEACRTGKVEEAISAGFLLFVLAGDVSNLAGCYLTGQLPIQVVTAVFYIFSDVVLISQFLYYKTRNRDARRRPFLKWICFLWCSLATVGCLVLPKVLKDIISENPSGRQELSGYVCGYLSSVFYLTSRLPQLYKNFKRQSTEGTSYLLFALCMLGNGTYGLSLIVVLPALTGSKSTFILNHLAWLIGSLGVLLLDVFISAQFVLYRKRRPGVPVPLALKMVLEAEPLLRGDEEP